The Arabidopsis thaliana chromosome 5, partial sequence genomic interval TGCAGACAAGTTAGCCCCAAGCATGTGTGTGAGAGAGAATGTCCATATATGTCATATCATATGACACCAAATAAATGTTCCAAATAACGTAGGAAGTGCTATAGCAGATCAATATAATAgagcaaaacataaataacaGTGTAACTGTGTCAGAAGATGATTTAAACTTTACCGTTCTCGCGCTGGAGACCCCAGACAAAGTCTCCCATCTCTGTAAAAACCACTGTATTTTCTTGTGTCTCATCCCCGGTGGTGGTATTATCATCTGTTGTTTGATTGGTGCTGGAAGCCACAAGATGCGCAACTGCCTGTGGACCAGATCCAGCTTCCTCTTTCTTAATGAGAGCTAGCCTCCTAGCTTTCTCTAACGATTTGTAAAGATCTTCAGCATCATCAGCCAACACCATACTctcatcttcatctcttttaAAAGGCTGAACTTGTTCCCTTCTAAGTAGCCTGGATGCCTCATCAGCTTTAGCAATGGCTTCCTGATAGGCATTGCTCCGTTTTTCATACTCGatcctttctttctcttctttcatggCCTGCCTTCTGCCATCTTTACGAGAACCAAGATCTTCAGCTCCCAATCCCGATGCAACAGCTTCTGCTTCAAGCATACTTAAGTCCAATTTATCCTTTTTACgcaattgtttctttttcttgggttttttgaattttagcATTTCTTCCTGTGAGAAGTAATCTGAAGAGACCTTTGCTGAGGAGTTAAGGTCTTCAAAAGTATGTGTCGTCTGACCCTGAATTCTCTTACGCAGCTGATCGGTAgaacatgaaagaaaataattccGTTAGTGTGTATACTTACTACGATCCATTTAATATGACAGAATGTTAGGAAGAATAGTACCTCCTCTAGcttcttctcagcttcacCGGTGAAGCGACCCTTTGCATCCAAAAAGATCCCCTAAAGCAAAAGCAATAACATTAATTCCCTCCAAAGAAGTGCCTATAATTATGGTATTTGAAAAATCCGCTAGACAGAGTAACTTACCTCATCAGTAGCAGCCTCATCGTACTGAGGAAGCATCTTCTTTTCTGCCCCGGGATCATCATTAAacctataaaataaatataatgcCATGTTTCAGTCTTAAGCAACACAGATATGCTCATCTAAATGCCTTTGAACAATACTTAAACTTACTTATCATCGTATAttccctttttcttcttggctGCTTCATAAGCTTCATTCCGGCGCTTCTGTTCTCCAATTTCCACATTTTCTAGCATGTCAATCTCTGCAAGAATAGTTGAAAATCTCATTATGACAGAGCCTAACATCAACAATGCTGATAGCATAAATAAAAGATAGCACAAAAAGATACTAACCATTGTTAACGTCTCCATCGGTAAGGACACTTTGGTCTTTTAGTGTCAAGATAACTGCTCCACCTTCCACCACTTTCTCCAAACCATGTAGAACTTTAACACCAGATAGATGCTCTGTTAACCAGAATATGTCAAGATAAATTATCAATCAGAGAGCATCACATTTAGAAAGGaagatagaaaaagaaattctaTGGTATGACAGAATACATGATTACTTCCTTTGAAGAGTTAAAGTTAGGGGTAAAAGAACTAGAAACGAAAACATACCGCCATCCTCGCCATCTTCATTTTCACCTTGATTAAGATTGTCCTGAACAAATATGAGataagatatatttattaaaatgtcAGATAAAAGGAAGttatgaagaaataaaaggATATAAGATGTTCAAGGAATGGAGGTAATACCTGCTCCTCAAAAATTCTCGAGAGCTGCTGTGCTCTTTGCTTCTCAGCATTTCGTTTTTCCTCAATCTTACGGCTCCTTGCAACCCATGATAGAGCATCAGAAGCATCttcagctttcttctttctttcctctctCATCCTAAGgaagaaaacacaaacttttaaTTCCTGTACTACCTATAATTCTAGATTTCATATAACATATGAGAATCACTTACTTCAAAATGCGATTCTGAAGGTCCAACGCAGATGCTTCTTTCCCACTTGATGCAGCATCAACATTATCGCCACCTTCATTCAGACCTCTGTTGTCAGAATGTTCATATCTTTCTGCAGCTTTATGAGTctcgtcatcatcttcatgACTTTTCTTACTCGCTCTCTCCTTGACTCTTGCCCTATCCTTGTCTTTTTCCTTCTCGTTATCCCTCtcattttctctatctttatgtctatttctttccttttccttgTCCTTTTCTTTAACCCGATCTCTACTCTTAtctttctccctctctttATCTCTACCTCTAGAGATCTCCTTCTCAGTGTCCTCATCTCTACTTCTTTTTcggtctctctctttctccttatCCCTGCGGTGGTCCTTATCCCTGATCTTTTCTCGATCATAGTCCTTTTCTTTATCCTTGCTCCTATGATCCTTCTCTTTCCTCCTTCCATCTCTGTGT includes:
- the DOT2 gene encoding SART-1 family, with translation MEVEKSKSRHEIREERADYEGSPVREHRDGRRKEKDHRSKDKEKDYDREKIRDKDHRRDKEKERDRKRSRDEDTEKEISRGRDKEREKDKSRDRVKEKDKEKERNRHKDRENERDNEKEKDKDRARVKERASKKSHEDDDETHKAAERYEHSDNRGLNEGGDNVDAASSGKEASALDLQNRILKMREERKKKAEDASDALSWVARSRKIEEKRNAEKQRAQQLSRIFEEQDNLNQGENEDGEDGEHLSGVKVLHGLEKVVEGGAVILTLKDQSVLTDGDVNNEIDMLENVEIGEQKRRNEAYEAAKKKKGIYDDKFNDDPGAEKKMLPQYDEAATDEGIFLDAKGRFTGEAEKKLEELRKRIQGQTTHTFEDLNSSAKVSSDYFSQEEMLKFKKPKKKKQLRKKDKLDLSMLEAEAVASGLGAEDLGSRKDGRRQAMKEEKERIEYEKRSNAYQEAIAKADEASRLLRREQVQPFKRDEDESMVLADDAEDLYKSLEKARRLALIKKEEAGSGPQAVAHLVASSTNQTTDDNTTTGDETQENTVVFTEMGDFVWGLQRENDVRKPESEDVFMEEDVAPKAPVEVKEEHPDGLTEVNDTDMDAAEDSSDTKEITPDENIHEVAVGKGLSGALKLLKDRGTLKEKVEWGGRNMDKKKSKLVGIVDDDGGKESKDKESKDRFKDIRIERTDEFGRTLTPKEAFRLLSHKFHGKGPGKMKEEKRMKQYQEELKLKQMKNSDTPSQSVQRMREAQAQLKTPYLVLSGHVKPGQTSDPQSGFATVEKDVPGSLTPMLGDRKVEHFLGIKRKSEPGNSDTPPKRPKP